The proteins below come from a single Vidua chalybeata isolate OUT-0048 chromosome 1, bVidCha1 merged haplotype, whole genome shotgun sequence genomic window:
- the KLHL7 gene encoding kelch-like protein 7 isoform X4 produces MAAPGSEKSNKKKTEKKLAAREEAKLLASFMGVMNAMRKQKTLCDVILMVQERKIPAHRVVLASASHFFNLMFTTNMIESKSFEVELKDAEPDIIEQLVEFAYTARISVNSNNVQSLLDAANQYQIEPVKKMCVDFLKEQVDASNCLGISVLAECLDCPELKATADDFIHQHFTEVYKTDEFLQLDVKRVTHLLNQDTLTVRAEDQVYDAAVRWLKYDEPNRQPYMVDILAKVRFPLISKNFLSKTVQAEPLIQDNPECLKMVISGMRYHLLSPEDREELVEGTRPRRKKHDYRIALFGGSQPQSCRYFNPKDYSWTDIRCPFEKRRDAACVFWDNVVYILGGSQLFPIKRMDCYNVVKDSWYSKLGPPTPRDSLAACAAEGKIYTSGGSEVGNSALYLFECYDTRTESWHTKPSMLTQRCSHGMVEANGLIYVCGGSLGNNVSGRVLNSCEVYDPATETWTELCPMIEARKNHGLVFVKDKIFAVGGQNSLD; encoded by the exons ATGGCCGCGCCCGGGTCGGAGAAGAGCAACAAGAAGAAGACGGAGAAGAAGCTCGCCGCCCGCGAGGAGGCGAAGCTGCTCGCCTCCTTCATGGGCGTCATGAACGCCATGCGTAAGCAG AAAACTCTTTGTGATGTCATTCTTATGGTTCAAGAAAGAAAGATCCCAGCTCACCGTGTTGTGCTTGCTTCAGCCAGTCATTTTTTTAACTTGATGTTTACTA CAAATATGATTGAATCCAAGTCCTTTGAAGTGGAGCTAAAAGATGCAGAACCTGACATTATTGAACAGCTCGTGGAATTTGCTTATACTGCAAG AATCTCAGTTAACAGCAATAATGTCCAGTCTTTACTAGATGCAGCAAACCAGTATCAGATTGAACctgtgaaaaaaatgtgtgtggactttttaaaagaacaagttgATGCTTCCAATTGTCTTG GCATAAGTGTGCTAGCAGAATGCCTAGACTGCCCAGAACTGAAAGCCACTGCAGATGACTTCATCCATCAACATTTCACTGAGGTTTACAAGACAGATGAGTTTCTTCAGCTTGATGTTAAGCGAGTGACACATCTCCTGAACCAAGACACATTGACAGTGAGGGCAGAAGACCAG GTTTATGATGCAGCAGTCAGATGGCTGAAGTATGATGAGCCAAATCGCCAGCCGTACATGGTTGATATTCTTGCCAAAGTCCGATTTCCTCTAATATCAAAGAACTTCTTAAGTAAAACTGTTCAGGCTGAACCACTTATTCAGGATAACCCAGAATGCCTTAAAATGGTGATCA GTGGGATGCGGTACCACCTTCTTTCCCCGGAAGACCGAGAAGAGTTAGTGGAAGGTACCCgaccaagaagaaaaaaacatgattaTCGCATTGCTTTGTTTGGAGGCTCTCAGCCCCAGTCCTGCAGATATTTTAATCCCAAG GATTACAGCTGGACAGACATCCGATGTCCCTTTGAAAAGCGCAGGGATGCAGCTTGTGTCTTCTGGGACAACGTAGTTTATATTTTGGGTGgttcccagctcttccctaTAAAGCGAATGGACTGCTACAATGTGGTGAAGGATAGCTGGTATTCCAAGCTAGGACCTCCAACACCTCGAGATAGCcttgcagcctgtgctgctgagggcaAAATTTATACATCTGGTGGTTCAGAAGTGG gCAATTCTGCACTGTATTTATTTGAGTGCTATGACACGAGAACAGAGAGCTGGCACACAAAGCCCAGCATGCTGACTCAGCGCTGCAGCCATGGAATGGTGGAGGCGAATGGGCTCATTTATGTATGCGGAGGGAGCCTGGGAAACAATGTTTCCGGAAGAGTCCTGAATTCCTGTGAAGTTTATGACCCAGCCACAGAAAC GTGGACTGAACTGTGTCCAATGATTGAAGCCAGAAAGAATCATGGGCTGGTGTTTGTAAAGgacaaaatatttgctgtggGTGGACAAAATAGTTTAG